The Cellulophaga sp. L1A9 genome window below encodes:
- the fucP gene encoding L-fucose:H+ symporter permease, with amino-acid sequence MKNTEKVPIVSKEVLIPFILITSLFALWGFANDITNPMVAAFGTVMEISTAKAALVQFAFYGGYATMAIPAALFVRKYSYKKGILLGLALYAFGALLFYPAAKFEVFWFFLGSLYILTFGLAFLETTANPYILSMGDDRTATQRLNLAQAFNPIGSLLGMFVASKFILTALDSDKRNEMGELIFTTLDEAQKAVIRTHDLVIIRNPYVILGVVVIAMLVVISFSKMPKRENTHKQGAAIDSFKRLFKNGKYREGVLAQLFYVAAQIMCWTFIIQYADNLGISKATAQNYNIVAMGIFLTSRFITTYLMKYINAKKLLMIFALCAMATTLGVIMIEGLIGLYLLVATSAFMSLMFPTIYGIALNGLSEEDSTLGAAGLVMAIVGGALMPILQGSIIDMGTVGSFAAVNASFILPFICFCFIAVYGYRTLKVHAN; translated from the coding sequence ATGAAGAATACAGAAAAAGTTCCAATAGTCTCCAAAGAGGTTCTAATCCCCTTTATTTTAATTACTTCATTATTTGCTTTATGGGGTTTTGCTAATGATATTACAAATCCTATGGTGGCAGCTTTTGGTACAGTAATGGAAATATCTACCGCTAAGGCTGCATTGGTGCAATTTGCGTTTTACGGTGGTTATGCGACAATGGCAATACCTGCAGCGCTTTTTGTTAGAAAATACAGCTATAAAAAGGGTATTCTTTTAGGACTTGCACTTTACGCTTTTGGGGCATTATTATTTTATCCTGCAGCAAAGTTTGAAGTTTTTTGGTTTTTTCTAGGGTCACTTTATATTCTAACATTCGGATTGGCTTTTTTAGAAACTACAGCAAATCCATATATTTTATCAATGGGGGACGATCGTACTGCTACACAACGTTTGAATTTAGCCCAAGCTTTTAATCCAATTGGGTCTCTTTTGGGAATGTTTGTAGCTTCAAAATTTATTCTAACCGCTTTAGATTCTGACAAAAGAAACGAGATGGGAGAATTGATTTTTACCACCTTAGACGAAGCCCAAAAAGCGGTTATTAGAACACACGATTTAGTAATTATTAGAAATCCTTATGTAATACTTGGGGTTGTAGTTATTGCAATGTTGGTTGTTATTTCATTTTCCAAAATGCCTAAAAGGGAGAACACGCATAAACAAGGAGCTGCTATAGATTCATTTAAAAGATTATTTAAAAACGGTAAATATCGTGAAGGTGTTTTGGCACAATTATTTTATGTGGCCGCACAAATTATGTGTTGGACATTCATTATTCAATATGCAGATAATTTAGGTATTTCAAAAGCAACTGCTCAAAATTATAATATTGTAGCCATGGGTATTTTTTTAACAAGTAGATTTATTACTACTTATTTAATGAAGTATATAAACGCAAAAAAGTTGCTAATGATATTTGCGCTATGTGCTATGGCAACTACATTAGGAGTGATAATGATAGAAGGCTTGATAGGACTGTATTTACTTGTTGCAACTTCCGCTTTTATGTCGTTAATGTTTCCAACTATTTATGGTATTGCACTTAATGGTTTAAGTGAAGAAGATTCAACACTTGGCGCAGCCGGATTGGTAATGGCAATTGTAGGAGGAGCTCTAATGCCAATTTTACAGGGTTCTATTATTGATATGGGAACTGTTGGTTCCTTTGCTGCCGTGAATGCATCTTTTATATTGCCTTTTATATGCTTTTGCTTTATTGCAGTTTATGGGTATAGAACACTTAAGGTTCATGCAAATTAA
- the aldA gene encoding aldehyde dehydrogenase → MKEFKQYINGKFVKSTSSDTTEVLNPCTEEVLSLIPQGSVADANAALEAAKAAQHSWKSLTANERAIYLHKMADVIRENRVFLAETLAKEQAKVIGLAQVEIDVTADYFDYNAGWARRIEGEIIQSDRSKEHIFLHKAPIGVAVGICPWNFPFFVAARKIAPSLVTGNTCVIKPSCIAPNTIMEFIGLIEKVNLPAGVLNVVCGTGPVVGNALTTSPITGIISLTGSVFAGQKVMEAASKNLTKVSLELGGKAPAIVCADANLELAVNAVVSSRIIYSGQVCNCAERVYVEDSIYDEFMAMATKKMKEIKVEDAFATNNPDMSSMVSKAQLDKVTEMVEYAKKEGAEVVVGGNRSSKFDKGYFYEPTLLTNVTQKMQIIQEEVFGPVLPVMKFGTLDEAIALANDSEYGLTSSIFSENFNKVMHACDQLEYGETYVNREHFEAIQGFHAGWKKSGLGGADGKHGMEEYLQTKVIYAQYR, encoded by the coding sequence ATGAAAGAATTTAAACAATACATCAATGGCAAGTTTGTGAAATCAACTTCCTCTGATACCACGGAAGTTTTAAACCCTTGTACTGAAGAAGTCCTGTCGCTTATACCTCAGGGTTCAGTAGCAGATGCTAATGCAGCTTTAGAAGCAGCAAAAGCAGCGCAACACTCTTGGAAATCACTTACGGCTAATGAAAGAGCAATATATTTGCATAAAATGGCAGATGTAATTCGAGAAAATAGAGTTTTCTTGGCTGAAACATTGGCGAAAGAGCAGGCAAAGGTTATAGGATTGGCACAAGTTGAGATTGATGTTACTGCAGATTACTTTGACTATAATGCAGGTTGGGCTAGAAGAATTGAAGGTGAAATTATACAAAGTGATCGTAGTAAAGAACATATTTTTTTACATAAAGCCCCTATAGGAGTTGCTGTTGGAATTTGTCCATGGAACTTTCCGTTTTTTGTGGCAGCTCGTAAAATAGCACCATCATTGGTGACCGGAAATACCTGTGTAATTAAACCAAGTTGTATTGCTCCAAATACCATTATGGAATTTATTGGGTTGATTGAAAAAGTAAATCTTCCTGCAGGAGTTCTTAATGTTGTTTGTGGTACAGGTCCTGTTGTTGGTAATGCGCTGACAACAAGCCCAATTACTGGAATAATAAGTTTAACTGGAAGTGTATTTGCAGGACAAAAGGTGATGGAAGCGGCATCAAAAAACTTGACTAAAGTATCCTTGGAACTTGGAGGTAAGGCTCCAGCAATTGTATGTGCTGATGCTAATTTAGAATTAGCTGTAAATGCTGTAGTTTCATCTAGAATTATATATAGCGGCCAAGTTTGTAATTGTGCAGAACGTGTTTATGTAGAGGATTCTATATATGATGAATTCATGGCTATGGCTACTAAGAAAATGAAGGAAATAAAAGTTGAAGATGCTTTTGCTACAAACAATCCAGATATGAGTAGTATGGTGTCAAAAGCACAGCTTGATAAAGTGACCGAAATGGTTGAATATGCTAAAAAAGAAGGAGCAGAAGTAGTTGTTGGGGGTAATCGGTCATCAAAATTTGATAAAGGATATTTTTATGAACCTACTTTATTGACAAATGTTACACAAAAAATGCAAATCATTCAAGAAGAAGTTTTTGGACCGGTTTTGCCTGTAATGAAATTTGGAACTTTAGATGAAGCAATTGCTTTGGCAAATGATAGTGAATATGGCTTAACATCGTCTATATTTTCTGAAAATTTCAATAAAGTGATGCATGCTTGTGATCAATTGGAATACGGGGAAACCTATGTAAATAGAGAGCACTTTGAAGCTATTCAAGGATTCCATGCAGGTTGGAAAAAATCAGGTTTAGGCGGTGCAGATGGAAAACATGGAATGGAAGAATACTTACAAACCAAAGTTATATATGCACAGTACCGATAG
- a CDS encoding L-fucose isomerase — protein sequence MNRLIGRLPKIGIRPVIDGRELGVRESLEDQCMDMAKAAAKLIEGNLRFPSGEKVECVIADTTIGGVADAAACADKFKREGVEVSLTVTPCWCYGTEVMDTDPSMPKAVWGFNGTERPGAVYLAAALAGYSQKGLPAFGIYGREVQDAGDMSIPKDVEEKLLRFTKAALAVAQMKGKSYLSIGYSSMGIAGSMVDVNFLQDYFGIRAEFVESVELLRRMDEGIYDKEEYKKAFAWTKVNCIEGKDYNSPEAQKSAEVKDKEWEKVIKMTLICRDLLIGNPKLKALGFGEESKGRNAIMGGFQGQRQWTDYQPNADFTESILNSSFDWNGIRQAYVFATENDCLNAVSMLFGHLLTNTAQIFSDVRTYWSPESVERVTGKKLTGIAKDGIIHLINSGSTTLDATAQQSDKDGNPTMKPYWDISKEEAQKCLDNTKWPAAIGEYFRGGGFSSQFKTKGTMPLTMCRINLVKGIGPVLQIVEGWSVELPEGIHTILDERTNPTWPTTWFVPRVTGKGFFKDAYSVMAKWGANHGAISHGHIGVDLISLASLLRIPVNMHNVPDDDVFRPSAWSAFGENLESADYKACATYGPLYGFKS from the coding sequence ATGAATAGATTAATAGGAAGACTCCCGAAAATTGGAATCCGTCCAGTTATAGACGGCCGCGAACTTGGGGTAAGAGAATCATTGGAGGATCAGTGTATGGATATGGCGAAAGCCGCAGCCAAATTAATTGAAGGTAACTTACGTTTCCCTAGTGGTGAAAAAGTAGAATGTGTTATTGCAGATACTACAATTGGTGGGGTTGCAGATGCTGCTGCTTGCGCCGATAAATTTAAAAGAGAAGGTGTCGAAGTTTCACTAACCGTTACACCTTGCTGGTGTTATGGGACAGAAGTTATGGACACCGACCCATCAATGCCGAAAGCAGTATGGGGATTTAATGGTACCGAAAGACCAGGCGCTGTATATTTAGCAGCAGCTTTAGCTGGTTATTCTCAAAAAGGCCTGCCTGCATTTGGTATTTATGGACGAGAAGTGCAAGATGCTGGAGATATGAGCATACCAAAAGATGTTGAAGAAAAATTACTGCGTTTTACAAAAGCTGCCTTAGCTGTTGCCCAAATGAAAGGGAAATCTTATTTATCCATCGGTTATAGTTCTATGGGAATTGCTGGCTCTATGGTAGATGTGAATTTTTTACAAGATTATTTTGGCATTCGTGCCGAATTTGTCGAATCTGTTGAGTTATTACGCAGAATGGATGAAGGTATTTACGATAAAGAAGAATATAAAAAAGCATTTGCATGGACCAAAGTAAATTGTATCGAAGGTAAAGATTACAATAGCCCTGAAGCTCAAAAATCTGCAGAAGTAAAAGACAAAGAGTGGGAAAAGGTTATTAAAATGACACTTATTTGTCGTGATTTATTGATTGGTAACCCAAAATTAAAAGCATTAGGATTTGGTGAAGAATCAAAAGGTCGAAATGCTATAATGGGAGGTTTCCAAGGTCAACGTCAATGGACAGATTACCAACCAAATGCCGATTTTACAGAATCTATTTTAAATTCATCATTTGATTGGAATGGTATTCGTCAAGCTTATGTTTTCGCTACTGAAAATGATTGCTTAAATGCAGTTTCGATGTTGTTTGGTCATTTATTAACCAATACAGCTCAAATATTTTCTGATGTAAGAACTTATTGGAGTCCTGAATCGGTAGAACGTGTTACAGGTAAAAAACTAACTGGTATTGCTAAAGACGGTATCATCCACTTAATTAATTCTGGCTCTACTACTTTAGATGCTACTGCACAACAATCAGATAAGGATGGTAATCCAACCATGAAACCTTATTGGGATATTAGTAAAGAAGAAGCTCAAAAATGTCTCGATAATACCAAATGGCCTGCTGCTATTGGTGAATACTTTAGAGGTGGTGGATTTTCTTCTCAATTCAAGACCAAAGGAACTATGCCGTTAACAATGTGCAGAATCAATTTGGTCAAAGGTATTGGTCCAGTTCTTCAAATTGTTGAAGGATGGAGCGTTGAGCTACCTGAAGGCATACACACTATTTTAGACGAAAGAACAAATCCTACATGGCCTACAACTTGGTTTGTACCAAGAGTAACAGGTAAAGGCTTCTTTAAAGATGCTTATTCTGTAATGGCAAAATGGGGTGCAAATCATGGCGCAATTTCACATGGACATATTGGTGTAGATTTAATCTCTCTGGCATCATTATTAAGAATTCCTGTGAATATGCACAATGTACCTGATGATGATGTTTTCCGTCCAAGTGCATGGTCTGCCTTTGGTGAAAATCTTGAGTCTGCAGATTATAAGGCTTGTGCTACTTACGGTCCTCTCTATGGATTTAAGTCATAA
- a CDS encoding helix-turn-helix domain-containing protein: protein MSFVNKLELGDPSIKKQNFIDVRLKLLCCRYWYLDVWDCHDMVFPFWRIYWNKNEGGELTLQDNVYKMESNNLYIIAPFTSFSTRYLKNHKYTSGIHVSGENLSEKHNEDYHEKKYLLHFFTHFNLGTPFDNVFPGIFRVALTKHLQERLIYLTERLKIDNHDFKLTFNLKLQAFIKEAISNIGPELWKTINIDERVLIVHRFIEANIGEKLSNSKLAKLVNMAPNSFARLFKEEMNITLHNFIQNRKIAKACEIFEHTNETIESISFKLGFSDRYHFSRVFKAITGISPALYKSGRYTT from the coding sequence ATGTCATTTGTAAATAAGTTGGAGTTAGGAGATCCTTCCATCAAAAAACAAAATTTTATTGATGTTAGATTAAAATTGCTATGTTGTAGATATTGGTATCTTGATGTATGGGATTGCCATGATATGGTATTTCCGTTTTGGCGGATTTATTGGAATAAAAATGAAGGAGGGGAATTAACACTTCAGGATAATGTATATAAAATGGAATCCAATAATTTGTATATTATTGCTCCATTTACATCTTTTTCTACTCGCTATTTAAAAAATCATAAGTACACTTCAGGGATACATGTTTCTGGCGAAAATCTTTCAGAAAAGCATAATGAGGATTATCATGAAAAAAAATATCTACTTCATTTTTTCACACATTTTAATCTTGGAACACCATTTGACAACGTATTTCCAGGAATATTTAGGGTAGCATTGACGAAGCATTTACAAGAACGTTTAATATATTTAACTGAAAGGTTAAAGATTGATAACCACGACTTTAAGTTGACTTTTAATTTAAAGTTACAAGCCTTTATAAAAGAAGCCATTTCTAATATTGGTCCGGAGTTGTGGAAAACAATAAATATTGATGAACGTGTATTAATAGTTCACCGATTTATTGAAGCAAATATTGGAGAAAAATTAAGTAATTCTAAGCTGGCGAAACTTGTTAATATGGCTCCCAATTCATTTGCGAGGCTATTTAAAGAAGAAATGAACATTACCCTTCATAACTTTATCCAGAACAGAAAAATAGCAAAAGCCTGTGAAATTTTTGAACATACAAATGAAACCATTGAAAGTATTTCATTTAAGTTAGGATTTTCCGACCGTTATCATTTCTCGAGGGTCTTTAAGGCCATAACTGGAATTTCTCCAGCCCTCTATAAATCGGGTAGATATACTACTTAA
- a CDS encoding family 43 glycosylhydrolase: protein MKHIINVFNLKTIKLLLFAVIVQNTNAQNPILNKSDKNFVYAADPAAEVFNDTVYVYCSRDATDAVSYKTMQDYVILESTDFKTWINHGVVLEARKYNWAGGQMSPPDAAYKEGWYYLYFPYNKTNIGVAKSKTPIGPWEEAVTDKITTIFDPTVFVDDDGLAFIYGNDHKVNIGEPGAHIMGAKLKDNMIELDGPWFRLSEETVSEAVHVFKKDCLYYFRARVGPVTIYSMADTPLPKKYAT, encoded by the coding sequence ATGAAACACATCATAAATGTATTTAATCTTAAGACTATTAAACTGTTGCTTTTTGCGGTGATAGTACAAAATACAAATGCGCAAAATCCCATTTTAAATAAAAGCGATAAAAATTTTGTATATGCTGCAGATCCTGCTGCTGAAGTTTTTAATGATACGGTTTATGTGTATTGTTCTAGAGATGCTACTGATGCTGTTTCATATAAAACTATGCAAGATTATGTGATTCTAGAATCTACAGATTTCAAAACGTGGATTAACCATGGAGTCGTTCTAGAAGCTAGAAAATATAACTGGGCAGGTGGTCAAATGAGCCCACCAGATGCGGCTTATAAAGAGGGCTGGTATTATTTGTATTTTCCTTATAATAAAACAAATATTGGTGTAGCAAAAAGTAAAACACCAATTGGACCTTGGGAGGAAGCTGTAACTGATAAAATTACCACGATTTTTGATCCTACAGTTTTTGTAGACGATGATGGGCTAGCTTTTATTTATGGTAACGATCATAAAGTAAATATAGGTGAACCTGGAGCACATATTATGGGAGCAAAATTAAAAGATAACATGATTGAACTTGATGGACCTTGGTTTCGTTTAAGTGAAGAAACGGTAAGCGAAGCGGTACATGTATTTAAAAAAGATTGTCTCTATTATTTTAGAGCAAGAGTCGGGCCTGTAACTATCTATTCGATGGCAGATACCCCCTTACCAAAAAAGTATGCAACTTAA
- a CDS encoding FGGY family carbohydrate kinase, protein MKKVIAVFDIGKTNKKLFLFDNKYNVVYTNSIRFTECVDDDGYPCDDIEAIENWIQNKIKTIQEKNEFQIKAINFTTHGATLVYLDEDGNRITPLYNYLKPIEIDFTSFYEANGGIEEFSRKTASPAYGMLNSGLQMYWLKQIKPHYWSKVKTILHYPQYLSYLFSNKITADFTSVGAHTAIWDFDTMQYHKWLEKENIILPEPKPSKNAALANVNGQEIAIGKGLHDSSSSIIPLLENKENSDNEFVLLSTGTWIICMNPFSKETLTAGQLNNDCLCFMTPDKKQIKSSMQFLGRIHEVNAIALSEYYDVEKSHFLELTLNKELCSDILSKNKHLFFPSDIAEDFKGDLNQIKNFENYDSAYYQLIFEIAQRVHEGIKCILDSKNNLKDVYISGGFNRNDIFVEYLKQLMPEQNIQFPEGKNASALGAALLMKDYLY, encoded by the coding sequence ATGAAAAAAGTCATCGCGGTTTTTGATATTGGCAAAACGAATAAAAAACTATTCTTATTTGATAATAAATATAATGTAGTCTACACAAATTCTATTCGTTTTACAGAATGTGTTGATGATGATGGCTATCCATGTGACGATATTGAAGCGATTGAAAATTGGATACAAAATAAAATTAAAACCATTCAAGAAAAAAACGAGTTTCAAATAAAAGCGATTAACTTTACTACACATGGCGCAACATTGGTTTATTTAGATGAAGATGGAAACAGGATCACTCCACTTTACAACTATTTAAAACCTATAGAAATAGATTTTACATCATTTTACGAAGCAAATGGTGGTATTGAAGAATTTTCAAGAAAAACAGCATCGCCAGCTTATGGTATGCTGAATTCTGGATTACAAATGTATTGGTTAAAACAAATTAAACCTCATTATTGGTCTAAAGTAAAAACCATTCTACATTACCCACAATATTTAAGTTATCTATTTTCAAATAAAATAACAGCCGATTTTACTTCCGTTGGAGCACATACCGCCATTTGGGATTTTGACACCATGCAGTACCATAAGTGGTTGGAAAAGGAAAATATTATACTTCCTGAACCTAAACCTAGTAAAAATGCCGCATTAGCTAATGTAAACGGCCAAGAAATAGCTATAGGAAAAGGGCTGCATGACAGCTCTTCTTCAATTATACCACTATTAGAAAACAAAGAAAATTCAGATAACGAATTTGTTTTATTATCAACTGGAACTTGGATTATATGTATGAATCCATTCAGCAAAGAAACTTTAACGGCCGGTCAGTTAAACAATGATTGCCTATGTTTTATGACACCTGATAAAAAACAAATAAAATCATCTATGCAATTTTTAGGGCGCATACATGAAGTTAATGCCATTGCTTTAAGTGAATACTATGACGTAGAAAAAAGCCATTTTTTAGAATTAACACTGAATAAAGAACTATGTTCTGATATCTTATCTAAAAATAAGCACTTATTTTTTCCTTCTGACATTGCTGAAGACTTTAAAGGCGATTTAAATCAAATTAAAAATTTCGAGAATTACGATAGTGCATACTATCAGCTTATTTTTGAAATTGCACAACGCGTACACGAGGGTATCAAATGTATTTTAGATTCTAAGAACAATCTCAAAGATGTTTATATATCAGGAGGTTTTAATAGAAATGATATCTTTGTTGAATACCTGAAACAATTAATGCCTGAACAAAATATTCAATTTCCTGAAGGCAAAAATGCTAGTGCCTTAGGGGCAGCATTACTAATGAAAGATTACTTATATTAA
- the rhaD gene encoding rhamnulose-1-phosphate aldolase → MSDIKLPIEVQKELKKISTVAGYLWQREWAERNAGNISMNLTSFFNKEDVLKQTKNKNYTDFDFPKGTAGYILFITGTGCYLRSLVDSIEEASCILHINDDATGYTIIWGGKREGFGPTCELISHSSIHLFNSIHNPENLAVVHTHPIELICMSHHELFNNEEELNRQIWMMCPEVRVFVPKGIHCTSYALSSTAALAEVTMEAFKTRNISLWEKHGATATAPDVMQAWDFLDVANKGAKMLMMCWAAGFKPAGLSDAQLKELEQFT, encoded by the coding sequence ATGAGTGATATAAAACTTCCAATTGAAGTACAAAAAGAATTAAAGAAAATCTCAACGGTTGCTGGCTATTTATGGCAAAGAGAATGGGCTGAAAGAAATGCCGGTAACATTTCTATGAATCTAACATCTTTTTTCAACAAGGAAGATGTGTTGAAACAAACGAAGAATAAAAATTATACTGATTTCGATTTTCCAAAAGGCACAGCTGGTTATATTCTGTTTATAACGGGCACGGGTTGTTACTTAAGGAGTTTAGTTGACAGTATTGAAGAAGCTTCATGTATTTTACATATTAATGACGATGCTACAGGATATACTATAATTTGGGGTGGAAAAAGAGAAGGTTTTGGACCTACTTGTGAATTAATTTCCCATTCGAGCATTCATTTGTTCAATAGTATTCATAACCCAGAGAATTTAGCGGTTGTTCACACACATCCAATAGAATTAATTTGCATGAGTCATCATGAATTATTTAATAATGAAGAAGAACTAAATAGACAAATTTGGATGATGTGTCCAGAAGTACGTGTTTTTGTTCCTAAAGGAATTCACTGTACGTCTTATGCGCTATCAAGTACTGCCGCGCTGGCAGAAGTAACAATGGAAGCTTTTAAAACTAGAAATATCTCCTTATGGGAAAAACATGGGGCAACTGCAACAGCTCCTGATGTAATGCAAGCTTGGGACTTTTTAGATGTGGCAAACAAAGGGGCTAAAATGTTAATGATGTGTTGGGCTGCAGGATTTAAACCTGCCGGTCTTTCTGATGCTCAATTAAAAGAATTAGAGCAATTCACATAA
- a CDS encoding alpha-L-rhamnosidase C-terminal domain-containing protein: MQQQRFQNSMLYVLLISTVFIVGCKSYHHIENDTDITPLGLSVEYIRQPQEVLIIDDKPEFAWELPSTIVEQSAFQVLVSSSKIAVENNNGDVWDSGKIASNQSIDIEIKGTGLDVGQTYFWKVKVWDEKNTESLYSEFQSFKIGVRKDIITSANSFKIEHIKPVVFKQITDSSYFIDFGKAVFSTLEFNYKTTIQDTLVFFIGEQLVDQKINRKPKGTIRYQEIKVPVNPEQSSYTLAIKPDKRNTKPGAIQLPDAFPVLMPFRYVEVENLKGAIQSQDFTQLAYFGYWEDNMSHFESSNSVLNEVWNLCKYTIKATTFTGLYVDGDRERIPYEADAYLNQLSHYTTDREYAIARQTIEHFMEQPTWPTEWQLHVALMFYADYMYTGNTELIEKYYDELKFKTLMELRREDGLISSSKATPEFMEKLGFKDPKVKMKDIVDWPPAQRDTGWKLATKEGERDGFVFKPINTVINSLYYKNLVIMAEFAEVLNKADEKVTFEKLALKVKETINSKLFDTKLGVYVDGEGTDHASLHSNMMALAFNLVPENHIESVVAFIKTRGMACSVYGAQYLLEALYNANESEYALTLMTAKHDRSWYNMIKIGSTMTLEAWDMKYKPNADWNHAWGAAPANIIPRYLWGIQPKTPGYSLASIKPQLGGLKTSSVVVPTLRGQIKASYTLQENKIEKYVIEVPANMKAEFEVKTSSKIKVNNKIILNSISHIPLESGSNIIEIFN; encoded by the coding sequence ATGCAACAACAAAGGTTTCAAAATTCAATGCTGTATGTGCTATTAATTAGTACGGTTTTTATTGTGGGGTGTAAATCTTATCATCATATAGAAAACGATACAGACATAACGCCTTTAGGGTTATCTGTGGAGTATATTAGGCAACCACAAGAGGTATTAATTATAGATGATAAACCTGAGTTTGCATGGGAATTACCGAGTACAATAGTAGAGCAATCTGCCTTTCAAGTATTGGTTTCGTCATCTAAAATAGCTGTAGAAAATAATAATGGAGATGTATGGGATTCAGGAAAAATAGCTAGCAATCAATCTATTGATATAGAAATAAAAGGAACTGGGCTTGATGTTGGTCAGACTTATTTTTGGAAAGTCAAAGTTTGGGACGAAAAGAATACTGAAAGTCTGTATTCAGAATTTCAAAGTTTTAAAATTGGAGTTAGGAAGGATATCATAACAAGTGCGAATAGTTTTAAAATAGAGCATATAAAACCTGTCGTATTTAAACAAATTACAGATAGTTCTTATTTTATAGATTTTGGTAAGGCTGTATTTTCAACATTAGAATTTAATTACAAAACAACCATACAGGACACACTTGTTTTTTTTATTGGTGAGCAGCTTGTAGATCAAAAAATAAACAGAAAACCTAAAGGGACTATTCGTTATCAAGAAATAAAAGTACCGGTAAATCCAGAACAAAGTAGCTATACTTTAGCTATTAAACCAGATAAAAGAAATACCAAGCCAGGAGCAATACAACTGCCAGATGCGTTCCCTGTTTTAATGCCCTTTAGATATGTTGAAGTAGAAAATCTAAAAGGTGCTATACAATCTCAAGATTTTACTCAATTAGCCTATTTCGGTTATTGGGAAGATAATATGAGTCACTTTGAAAGTTCTAACAGTGTTTTAAATGAAGTTTGGAATTTGTGTAAATATACGATTAAAGCAACCACATTTACGGGGTTATATGTTGATGGAGATAGAGAGCGAATACCTTACGAAGCAGATGCCTATTTAAATCAATTAAGCCATTATACTACCGATAGAGAATATGCTATCGCAAGGCAAACCATAGAACATTTTATGGAGCAACCTACATGGCCAACAGAATGGCAATTGCACGTAGCACTTATGTTTTATGCGGATTATATGTACACGGGAAATACGGAACTTATAGAAAAGTATTATGATGAGTTGAAGTTTAAAACGTTGATGGAATTGCGTAGAGAGGATGGGCTTATTAGTTCTAGTAAAGCAACTCCTGAATTCATGGAAAAGTTAGGATTTAAAGATCCTAAAGTAAAGATGAAAGATATTGTAGATTGGCCGCCAGCACAAAGAGATACAGGTTGGAAATTAGCAACAAAAGAAGGGGAGCGTGATGGTTTTGTTTTTAAACCAATTAATACGGTAATTAATAGCCTATACTATAAAAACTTGGTAATCATGGCAGAATTTGCCGAAGTTTTAAATAAGGCTGATGAAAAGGTAACTTTTGAAAAGTTAGCTTTAAAAGTAAAGGAAACTATTAATAGTAAATTGTTTGACACCAAATTAGGAGTTTATGTAGATGGAGAAGGAACAGATCATGCCTCGCTTCACTCTAATATGATGGCATTAGCTTTTAATTTAGTTCCAGAAAATCATATTGAATCGGTTGTAGCATTTATTAAAACAAGAGGAATGGCGTGTAGTGTTTATGGTGCACAATATTTATTAGAAGCACTTTATAACGCAAATGAAAGTGAATATGCATTGACGCTAATGACGGCAAAACATGATAGAAGTTGGTACAATATGATTAAAATTGGGTCAACAATGACATTAGAAGCTTGGGATATGAAGTATAAACCAAATGCAGATTGGAACCACGCATGGGGAGCGGCTCCAGCAAACATTATTCCAAGATATTTGTGGGGAATTCAGCCTAAAACTCCAGGGTACTCTTTAGCTTCTATAAAACCACAATTAGGAGGTTTAAAGACCAGCTCCGTGGTTGTGCCAACTTTAAGAGGACAAATTAAAGCCTCTTATACTTTACAAGAAAACAAAATAGAAAAGTATGTCATAGAAGTTCCTGCAAATATGAAAGCGGAGTTTGAAGTAAAGACATCATCAAAGATAAAAGTAAATAATAAAATAATACTAAATAGTATAAGTCATATTCCACTAGAATCAGGGAGTAATATTATTGAAATCTTTAATTAG